In Dryobates pubescens isolate bDryPub1 chromosome 32, bDryPub1.pri, whole genome shotgun sequence, the following are encoded in one genomic region:
- the LOC104307665 gene encoding carboxypeptidase N subunit 2-like, whose protein sequence is MVPTRGAQLHCLLLGRPLSPHADLCPDLTMMCQLFLFLFFSLSFHLHKCKDEILGEDPYETPKDYQEVYRGSKNDVKEIPKIAKPFISEMIFVQTSITTVRKGAFRYMPNLIRISFIGSKIKAVEPGAFDNLDKLRDLDISGASIEELSVGTFQNLPSLQRLELRDSHLRHVPKGLFDGLENLGELSLHSNAISSLPEGIFDSLVNLTFLDLARNRIKTLPEDAFSKLPRLQVLRLYENELQDLPAGLLDSQSGLLELNLQRNRLEALPPMLLRSLPHLEKLLLDNNLIRVLPPEGFFGLSKLKLLTLDSNNITELPCCLFGAMPHLRELDLGRNSLATLPEGIFVNLTSLGKLLLSHNQLAALPRGSFTGLSKLLDLQLDTNQLSALDYEVFAPLPNLKTLNLRKNRLESVPRGLLDLLKKLSSVYLSGNPWRCDCNLCYLHGWIMDNSEKVKLSTQVSCKSPPHLAGQAVTSLRDDHLICPATLPLPTSSTPSLLFKFTSTSPQGMSTLLSPGALPPASPTTLSLIAFPTTAPTTMLSPVATSALLPTMTTEAFLTAPSPAMLPKVFTTTPSSAMLPKVFLTITSPAVPLKTSVTTPPSTTMPKASITTPPTTMLPKASITTPSPTVLPEALGLLLEVLLTAVKYGRQARGSASGWDGAACSGAGRVLKNHLNDDAALSFFMSVPAVFFRGKSQDTQYIFCGTWSEGLLIAFQPITSASSLQRRETNAQLGAVPSPEPAAGRPGSGGSSALSPSAVVITHCG, encoded by the exons ATGGTCCCCACGCGGGGGGCACAgctccactgcctgctccttggCCGTCCCTTATCTCCCCACGCAGACCTGTGCCCTGACCTCAC gatGATGTGccagcttttccttttcctttttttctccctttccttccatcTCCATAAATGCAAAGATGAAATCCTGGGTGAAGATCCATACGAAACACCCAAAGACTACCAGGAGGTCTACAGAGGGTCAAAGAATGACGTCAAAGAGATCCCAAAGATTGCAAAGCCCTTCATTTCTGAGATGATCTTCGTGCAAACCAGCATCACCACTGTAAGGAAAGGTGCCTTCAGGTACATGCCCAACCTGATCAGGATTTCATTTATTGGCAGCAAGATCAAGGCAGTTGAACCTGGAGCCTTTGATAACTTGGACAagctgagggacttggacaTCTCTGGTGCCTCAATAGAGGAACTATCTGTGGGCACCTTCCAGAACCTCCCAAGCttgcagaggctggagctgagagACAGCCACCTCAGACACGTCCCCAAAGGCCTGTTTGATGGGCTGGAAAATTTGGGAGAGCTCTCCTTGCACAGCAATGCCATCTCTTCCCTTCCAGAAGGCATTTTTGATTCTCTTGTCAATCTAACATTTTTGGACCTGGCTAGAAACAGGATCAAGACTCTTCCTGAGGATGCCTTTAGCAAGCTTCCCCGGCTGCAAGTCCTCCGGCTGTATGAGAACGAGCTGCAGGATCTCCCGGCAGGGCTGCTGGACAGTCAGTCAGGACTGCTGGAACTTAACCTCCAGAGGAACAGGCTCGAGGCACTGCCCCCCATGCTTCTGAGGAGCTTGCCTCACCTGGAGAAACTCCTCTTGGACAACAATCTCATCAGggttcttcctcctgagggcttTTTTGGTTTGAGCAAGTTGAAGCTGTTGACTCTGGACTCAAACAATATCACCgagctcccctgctgcctctttGGTGCCATGCCGCACCTGCGGGAGCTGGACCTGGGCAGGAACAGTTTGGCCACGCTTCCAGAGGGCATCTTTGTCAATCTCACGTCTCTTGGGAAACTCCTCTTGTCCCATAATCAGCTAGCAGCCTTGCCAAGAGGATCCTTCACTGGGCTCAGCAAGCTCTTGGACCTCCAGCTGGACACAAATCAGCTTTCTGCTCTGGATTATGAAGTCTTTGCTCCTCTCCCAAACCTGAAAACCCTCAACCTTCGGAAGAACCGGCTGGAGAGTGTCCCCCGAGGGCTCCTGGACCTCCTGAAGAAGCTCAGCTCAGTGTATCTGAGTGGCAACCCATGGAGATGTGACTGTAACCTCTGCTACCTGCACGGCTGGATCATGGACAACAGTGAGAAGGTCAAATTGTCCACCCAGGTGTCATGCAAGAGTCCACCCCACCTGGCAGGCCAAGCAGTGACGTCGCTGAGAGATGACCACTTAATCTGCCCAGCTACTCTGCCTCTTCCAACTTCCTCAACCCCATCTCTGCTGTTCAAATTCACATCCACATCACCACAAGGGATGTCAACCTTGCTGTCTCCTGGAGCCTTGCCCCCTGCATCGCCAACCACACTGTCATTGATAGCCTTTCCCACCACGGCACCGACAACCATGCTGTCACCTGTGGCCACTTCTGCCTTATTGCCAACCATGACAACAGAGGCCTTCCTCACTGCTCCATCACCAGCCATGCTACCTAAGGTCTTCACTACCACCCCTTCATCAGCCATGCTGCCAAAGGTCTTCCTCACCATCACATCCCCAGCTGTGCCGCTCAAGACCTCAGTCACCACACCCCCATCAACAACGATGCCAAAGGCCTCCATCACCACACCCCCAACAACaatgctgcccaaggcctccaTCACTACCCCATCACCAACTGTGCTGCCTGAG GCGCTTGGGCTGCTCCTTGAAGTCCTGCTGACGGCTGTGAAATACGGGAGGCAGGCGCGGGGCAGCGCATCTGGGTGGGACGGAGCTGCTTGCtccggggctggcagg gtccTGAAGAACCACTTGAATGATGATGCTGCTTTGTCATTCTTCATGTCTGTCCCAGCAGTCTTTTTCAGGGGCAAATCTCAAGATACACAGTACATTTTCTGTGGGACCTGGAGTGAAG GTCTGCTGATTGCTTTCCAACCAATTACTTCCGCAAGCTCTCTGCAGCGGAGGGAGACAAACGCTCAG CTTGGGGCTGTGCCTAGCCCGGAGCCTGCCGCAGGACGCCCGGGCAGCGGGGGAAGCTCGGCATTGTCTCCCAGCGCCGTTGTGATCACACACTGCGGCTAA
- the LOC104307666 gene encoding carboxypeptidase N subunit 2-like — protein sequence MLWIPSPTFATSVQDVRTFAWLLLQCRLTGYVLLGLETLLVGGLPLPCPPPCQCYDTSKVFCSDERLREIPAGLPGNATQLFFVETALSSIRSGALGFSTTLTKLVFLNSDIQELEPAAFGGLPNLIELEVSGNPLPAVSPELLVGLPNLSKLSLGANTIRSLQPGLFASAQHLRDLCLRGNVIESLLPSIFRPLRRLQTLDLSQNVLAELPAGLLAPLTALHLLKLSDNLLTRVSPAAFRTLGRLAELHLDGNRLEGLPDGIFSGLGALRRLQLQHNALRSLAPDTFANLHNLTTLSLEGNHLAALPTALFAGTPHLLHLSLARNQLGVLPRGLFANLSALQTLVLSHNSMVHLPTGVFQGLMGLVTLQLSHNNLSSLPAGLLAGLPLLTALALDHNHLSHLPPKLFDDNLDLAQVGLAHNPWACDCHLVYLLGWLQSVAEPLTHARASCASPAPLQGQSLLEVPQGRLECPGSPPVPTEEGWNREPGDSCTYSNPEGTVSVACSATSCQQLSLHLPSAPGQAVGPGLAYQGTWVLHSHCGTLQVSILITPQMRDEATSPGLPTMP from the exons atgctgtggaTCCCAA GTCCCACGTTTGCCACCAGTGTGCAGGATGTAAGGACCTTCG CTTGGCTCCTTCTCCAGTGCAGGCTCACGGGCTacgtgctgctggggctggagaccCTACTGGTGggagggctgcccctgccctgtccccctccTTGCCAGTGCTACGACACCTCCAAGGTCTTCTGTTCAGACGAAAGGCTGCGAGAGATCccggcagggctgccagggaatGCCACTCAGCTCTTCTTCGTGgagacagccctgagcagcatcCGCAGCGGGGCGCTGGGCTTCAGCACCACCCTCACTAAGCTGGTCTTCCTCAACAGCGACATCCAGGAGCTGGAGCCCGCTGCTTTTGGAGGGCTGCCCAACCTCATCGAGCTGGAGGTGTCGGGCAACCCCTTGCCAGCAGTCAGCCcggagctgctggtggggctgccGAACCTCAGCAAGCTCTCACTGGGTGCCAACACCATccgctccctgcagccagggctcttTGCTAGCGCCCAGCACCTGCGGGACCTGTGCTTGCGGGGGAACGTGATTgagtccctgctccccagcatctTCCGCCCCCTCCGGCGCCTCCAGACGCTGGACCTCTCCCAGAatgtgctggctgagctgccggctgggctgctggccccCCTGACTGCCCTGCACCTCCTCAAGCTCAGCGACAACCTGCTGACACGCGTATCCCCCGCTGCCTTCAggaccctgggcaggctggcggAGCTTCACCTGGACGGGAACCGTCTGGAGGGGCTGCCCGACGGCATCTTCAGCGGGCTGGGGGCGCTGCGgcgcctgcagctgcagcacaacgCCCTGCGCAGCCTGGCCCCTGACACCTTTGCCAACCTACAcaacctcaccaccctcagcctggAGGGCaaccacctggctgctctgcccacCGCCCTCTTTGCTGGGACCCCACACCTCCTCCATCTTTCGCTGGCTCGCAACCAGCTGGGTGTGCTGCCCCGGGGGCTCTTTGCCAACCTGTCTGCGCTGCAGACCCTGGTGCTCTCCCACAACAGCATGGTTCACCTTCCCACTGGGGTTTTCCAGGGGCTGATGGGGCTGGTGACGCTGCAGCTGAGCCACAACAATctttccagcctgcctgctgggttGCTGGCCGGGCTGcccctcctcactgccttgGCACTGGACCACAACCACCTGTCCCACCTGCCCCCAAAGCTCTTTGATGACAATTTGGATCTGGCACAAGTGGGGCTGGCTCACAACCCCTGGGCCTGTGACTGCCACCTCGTCtatctgctgggctggcttcaGAGCGTTGCTGAGCCCCTCACCCATGCACGAGCTTCCTgcgccagcccagcccctctccaGGGACAGTCCCTGCTGGAGGTCCCCCAGGGGCGGCTGGAGTGCCCAGGATCAccccctgtccccacagaggaggGCTGGAACAGGGAGCCAGGTGATTCTTGCACTTACAGCAACCCTGAGGGCACTGTAAGCGTGGCCTGCAGTGCCacaagctgccagcagctcagccttcacCTCCCCTCAGCTccggggcaggcagtggggccTGGGCTGGCATACCAGGGCACCTGGGTGCTGCACTCCCACTGTGGCACACTGCAGGTCAGCATCCTCATCACGCCACAGATGAGGGATGAGGCCACGTCGCCAGGTCTCCCCACCATGCCCtag